A genome region from Rhodopseudomonas boonkerdii includes the following:
- a CDS encoding flagellin has protein sequence MSGIVLSASVRQNLLSLQSTADLLSTTQNRLATGKKVNTALDNPTNFFTAAGLDSRAGDINNLLDGIGNGVQVLQAANTGITSLQKLVDTAKSIANQALQIPVGYDSKSTITTPINPGATADNLLGTPDPANATFLGTPANSKLTVATPITGATILSGGANTDSIGTSFAVNDTITVNGKSLTFRASGAAGPNEINITDDVSTLLAKIDALSGGTPASSIGATGAITLNTGVTEDLDIQSSNTSALASLGLGTSVKQKRAEGPTALGGPPSLTLTIAATNSSSIPTNITFGKAAGQVSTLAQLNAALAPNNLQAVIDPKGFITITTSNDAASSKIGAIGGTAAAPGELFSGLTATDPVQNFASQTSRANLIAQYNNIIDQITTTSQDASFNGINLLGGDQLKLVFNETGKSTLNIQGTTLTPAGLGLGKLSSGSDFLDNTSANTTLSSLNVASSILRSQASALGSNLSIVQIRQEFAKNLINVLQTGSSNLTLADTNEEAANSQALSTRQSIAVSALALANQSQQSVLKLLQ, from the coding sequence ATGTCAGGCATCGTTCTATCGGCCTCGGTTCGCCAGAACCTGCTGTCGCTGCAATCGACGGCGGATCTCCTGTCGACCACGCAGAACCGTCTCGCGACCGGCAAGAAGGTCAATACGGCCCTCGACAATCCCACCAATTTCTTCACGGCAGCAGGCCTCGATAGCCGCGCCGGCGACATCAACAATCTTCTCGACGGCATCGGCAACGGCGTACAGGTGCTGCAGGCGGCCAATACCGGCATCACCTCGCTGCAGAAGCTGGTGGATACCGCCAAGTCCATCGCCAATCAGGCGCTTCAGATTCCGGTCGGCTATGACAGCAAGTCCACAATAACGACGCCGATCAACCCCGGTGCGACCGCGGATAATCTGCTCGGAACACCAGATCCGGCCAACGCGACATTCTTGGGAACCCCTGCAAACAGCAAGCTGACGGTCGCGACCCCGATCACCGGGGCCACCATACTTTCGGGCGGGGCCAATACCGATTCGATCGGGACCAGCTTTGCCGTAAACGATACCATTACGGTCAACGGCAAGAGCCTGACGTTCCGCGCTTCCGGCGCGGCGGGCCCGAATGAAATCAACATCACCGACGATGTCTCCACGTTGCTGGCGAAGATCGACGCGTTGTCGGGTGGCACGCCGGCATCCTCGATTGGTGCGACGGGTGCTATCACGCTGAACACTGGCGTGACGGAGGATCTGGACATCCAGAGCTCGAATACTTCTGCCCTGGCTTCATTGGGGCTTGGCACGTCCGTCAAGCAGAAGCGCGCCGAAGGCCCGACCGCACTCGGTGGCCCGCCGTCGCTCACGCTGACGATCGCCGCGACCAATTCGTCGAGCATCCCGACTAACATCACTTTCGGCAAGGCGGCCGGTCAGGTCTCCACGCTGGCGCAGCTCAATGCTGCATTGGCGCCGAACAACCTCCAGGCCGTGATCGATCCGAAAGGCTTCATTACGATCACCACGTCCAACGACGCTGCATCCTCGAAGATCGGCGCCATCGGCGGCACCGCCGCTGCGCCGGGTGAACTCTTCAGCGGTCTTACGGCGACCGATCCGGTACAGAATTTTGCCTCGCAGACCTCGCGTGCCAATCTGATTGCGCAATACAACAACATCATCGATCAGATCACCACGACGTCGCAGGACGCCTCGTTCAACGGCATCAACCTGCTTGGTGGCGATCAGCTCAAGCTGGTGTTCAATGAGACCGGGAAGTCGACGCTCAACATCCAGGGCACCACGCTGACGCCGGCTGGCCTCGGCCTCGGCAAGCTCAGCTCAGGTTCGGACTTCCTGGACAACACCTCGGCGAACACCACGCTCTCGTCACTCAATGTTGCGAGCTCGATCCTGCGCTCACAGGCGTCGGCCCTGGGTTCGAATCTCTCGATCGTGCAGATCCGTCAGGAATTCGCCAAGAACCTGATCAACGTGCTGCAGACCGGTTCGTCCAACCTGACGCTCGCCGACACCAATGAGGAGGCGGCCAACAGCCAGGCGCTGTCGACCCGCCAGTCGATCGCGGTATCGGCACTGGCACTCGCCAACCAGTCGCAGCAGAGTGTGCTCAAGCTGCTCCAGTAA